In a single window of the Prosthecobacter sp. SYSU 5D2 genome:
- a CDS encoding MBL fold metallo-hydrolase, giving the protein MIYDPAPDNGGPPLLGSSKQAALAQAAQKATRVGLMPTEGWRKRNLQFLGEILIPTLLSARTPRRIIDGVPLVGDKEIGVTWLGHAGFFAQIAGVNLLIDPNWAMWHGPIKRIHHPSIWASDLPPIDLVLVTHAHYDHLHMPSLRRVARGQPIIVPTGVGSIVKKAGFGQIIELNTWQRAKFRDLHIMLTPARHWGARMIHDTHRGFGGYLITSPTRSLFHCGDSSMFDGFEEIGKRADIDLALMPIGAYLAPSGRPVHMNPEEALEAFDMLGARHMIPMHHNTFPLGGEPLHEPEERLAKAALTRQIQDKVRIMHEGESAMY; this is encoded by the coding sequence ATGATTTACGATCCTGCCCCGGACAACGGTGGGCCGCCCCTTTTGGGCAGCTCCAAGCAAGCAGCATTGGCCCAGGCCGCCCAAAAAGCCACCCGTGTGGGCCTTATGCCGACCGAAGGCTGGCGCAAGCGCAACCTGCAGTTCCTGGGGGAGATCCTCATCCCCACCCTGCTGTCCGCACGCACTCCCCGCCGCATCATCGATGGCGTTCCCCTCGTCGGTGACAAAGAAATCGGCGTCACCTGGCTCGGCCACGCAGGGTTTTTTGCCCAAATTGCGGGTGTGAATCTGCTCATCGACCCCAACTGGGCCATGTGGCACGGCCCCATTAAGCGGATTCACCACCCCAGCATCTGGGCCAGCGACTTGCCGCCCATTGACCTCGTCCTCGTCACCCATGCCCACTATGACCACCTGCACATGCCCAGCCTGCGCCGGGTGGCACGCGGCCAGCCCATCATCGTCCCCACCGGCGTGGGCAGCATTGTCAAAAAAGCCGGGTTTGGCCAGATCATCGAGCTGAACACCTGGCAACGCGCCAAGTTCCGCGACCTCCATATCATGCTCACCCCCGCCCGCCACTGGGGTGCCCGCATGATCCACGACACCCATCGCGGTTTCGGCGGCTATTTGATCACCTCCCCCACCCGCAGCCTTTTTCATTGCGGCGACAGCAGCATGTTCGACGGTTTTGAGGAGATCGGCAAACGCGCCGACATTGACCTCGCCCTCATGCCCATCGGCGCCTACCTGGCCCCCAGCGGCCGTCCTGTGCACATGAACCCTGAGGAAGCCCTGGAAGCCTTCGACATGCTCGGCGCCCGCCACATGATCCCCATGCACCACAACACCTTCCCCCTCGGCGGCGAGCCCCTCCACGAGCCCGAAGAACGCCTCGCCAAAGCCGCCCTCACCCGCCAGATCCAGGACAAAGTCCGCATCATGCACGAAGGCGAATCGGCGATGTATTGA
- a CDS encoding dihydrofolate reductase, with protein MKPCLSLIAVISADGFISTGDGVPWSLPKDRDHFREYTHGKWLLLGHKTYEEMLGWFSDHHPLVLSRNDKFIPFIGQRVSNVEQAVQLATEAHQPELVVCGGEAAYNAAMPLADRLIITHVDHLLGGGVPFPAFSQQDWEPVSRIAHPRDDFHEHGFAIATYQRIHHYLDAA; from the coding sequence ATGAAACCTTGCCTGTCACTCATCGCAGTCATTTCGGCGGATGGCTTTATTTCAACAGGTGACGGCGTGCCCTGGAGCCTGCCCAAGGACCGCGACCACTTTCGCGAATACACGCATGGGAAATGGTTGTTGTTAGGCCACAAGACCTATGAGGAAATGCTCGGCTGGTTTTCCGATCATCATCCCCTGGTGCTCAGCCGCAATGACAAATTTATCCCCTTCATCGGCCAGCGCGTCTCCAATGTGGAGCAGGCCGTCCAGCTCGCCACGGAGGCCCATCAGCCGGAGCTCGTCGTCTGCGGCGGAGAGGCGGCATATAATGCCGCCATGCCCCTGGCGGACCGCCTCATCATCACCCATGTGGACCATCTCCTGGGCGGCGGTGTGCCCTTCCCCGCCTTCAGCCAGCAGGACTGGGAGCCCGTCTCCCGCATTGCCCACCCGCGGGATGATTTTCATGAGCACGGTTTTGCCATCGCCACCTATCAGCGCATCCACCATTACCTGGACGCCGCCTAG
- a CDS encoding CPBP family glutamic-type intramembrane protease, whose product MQAANTSHTSALPKLLLYLAAVMLGGALLAPVLFDLGQWAKGWLAGSTGGPGAWLLSEINRAHFTRYFNRAVLVCAILFIWPFLRWVRLDRSLLPVWKPVSQGLKQWAVGFFLAAGLLLALGFLFLQMGAYRLRPNPNWLKLGEPITAALGAGIVEEFFFRGLLMGLLLRTMSVRSALISGTFVFALVHFLKPPDGWQLADADVTWTSGFLVLRQIAAGFGDVQFLLAEFATLFAVGWVLAQARLKTGALWAGIGLHGGWVFGLKYFSSLTGHLPGWLPWIGNNLKIGLMPLIVVLFTGWLALKLMPTNHLQPAPPEGM is encoded by the coding sequence ATGCAAGCTGCCAACACCAGCCATACCTCCGCCCTGCCCAAGCTTTTGCTCTACCTCGCCGCCGTCATGCTCGGCGGCGCGCTGCTGGCACCGGTGCTTTTTGACCTCGGCCAGTGGGCCAAAGGCTGGCTGGCCGGCAGCACCGGTGGCCCTGGAGCCTGGCTGCTTTCGGAGATCAACCGCGCCCATTTCACCCGCTACTTCAACCGCGCCGTGCTCGTCTGCGCCATCCTTTTCATCTGGCCCTTCCTGCGCTGGGTGCGGCTGGACCGCAGCCTCCTGCCGGTGTGGAAGCCCGTCTCTCAGGGGCTTAAACAATGGGCCGTGGGTTTCTTCCTCGCCGCCGGTCTCCTGCTCGCCCTCGGCTTTCTTTTCCTGCAAATGGGTGCCTACCGCCTCCGTCCGAACCCCAACTGGCTGAAACTCGGCGAGCCCATCACCGCCGCCCTAGGCGCGGGCATCGTTGAGGAATTTTTCTTCCGCGGCCTGCTCATGGGCCTGCTGCTGCGCACCATGAGCGTCCGCAGCGCCCTCATCTCCGGCACCTTCGTCTTCGCCCTCGTCCACTTCCTCAAGCCGCCGGACGGCTGGCAGCTCGCCGATGCTGACGTCACCTGGACCAGCGGCTTCCTCGTCCTCCGCCAGATCGCCGCCGGCTTTGGCGACGTGCAGTTCCTCCTGGCCGAGTTCGCCACCCTCTTTGCCGTCGGCTGGGTTCTCGCCCAGGCCCGCTTAAAAACCGGTGCCCTCTGGGCCGGCATCGGCCTGCACGGCGGCTGGGTTTTCGGGCTCAAATACTTCAGCTCACTCACCGGTCACCTCCCCGGCTGGCTCCCCTGGATCGGCAACAACCTCAAAATCGGCCTCATGCCCCTCATCGTCGTCCTCTTCACCGGCTGGCTCGCCCTGAAGCTCATGCCCACAAATCATTTGCAGCCCGCCCCGCCAGAGGGAATGTAA
- a CDS encoding PcfJ domain-containing protein, protein MNPHHGQASACPQGPVLPAILHGRAWKARTLRNNCLRQHAHALVRSFRRQDLLPLKQTCARLVMVLESRSRVFHEIHPSELALVPALTRLSAYEERWLRQPEDWQPDLNADAPSQWAHFLRYLLARYPVPRFMDSAWLAKGPLLHFERDCWCALGFGQSLRQVPGFPSSVPNRLLHKMLTCAQSRSLPLAVWETQMDLLQVTPALRQAVLSSRAPQELGLHGLWTRLLEKFSSGPEASADHWATVSMVLMAKREERPAQMEALLKLPLEALIRHCFKRAARMLQMNGHLLTEEQVRRAAARSELSRLAASRWPPFLGSRPVSKNAMTASLSPWLMEELCSSNALRAEGKVMNHCVAGYAHRCKQGHSAIFSLRRHETDAEGQRVVKSYVTLEVRACTREIVQIRAFHNRPVNNTMMNMVREWATANQLL, encoded by the coding sequence ATGAATCCCCATCATGGGCAGGCTTCCGCCTGCCCCCAAGGGCCGGTCTTGCCGGCCATCCTGCACGGGCGTGCCTGGAAGGCGCGCACGCTACGTAACAACTGCCTGCGACAGCATGCGCATGCCCTGGTCAGGTCCTTCCGGCGCCAGGACCTTCTGCCTCTCAAACAGACCTGCGCACGCCTTGTCATGGTTTTGGAATCCCGCAGCCGGGTTTTCCACGAGATCCATCCCAGTGAGCTTGCGCTGGTGCCGGCACTCACTCGGTTAAGTGCCTATGAGGAGCGCTGGCTACGCCAACCGGAGGACTGGCAGCCTGACCTGAACGCAGACGCCCCCTCTCAATGGGCACATTTTCTGCGGTATCTCCTGGCCCGCTACCCGGTGCCGCGTTTCATGGACTCTGCCTGGCTGGCCAAAGGTCCGCTGCTGCACTTCGAGCGTGATTGCTGGTGTGCTCTAGGCTTTGGTCAGAGCTTGCGTCAGGTGCCAGGATTTCCGTCCAGCGTGCCTAACCGGCTTTTGCACAAGATGTTAACCTGTGCGCAAAGCAGGTCCTTGCCACTGGCTGTCTGGGAAACACAAATGGACCTCCTGCAAGTCACCCCTGCGTTGCGCCAGGCTGTTTTGTCGAGTCGCGCGCCGCAGGAGCTCGGCCTCCATGGCCTGTGGACGCGGCTTCTGGAAAAGTTTTCCTCGGGTCCTGAGGCGTCTGCCGACCACTGGGCCACTGTCAGCATGGTCCTGATGGCCAAAAGGGAGGAACGTCCGGCCCAAATGGAGGCCTTGCTAAAGCTGCCGTTGGAGGCGCTCATCCGGCACTGTTTCAAACGCGCGGCACGGATGCTCCAAATGAACGGTCATTTGCTGACCGAAGAGCAGGTACGACGCGCCGCCGCCCGGTCTGAACTTTCACGGCTGGCTGCCTCCCGCTGGCCGCCCTTTTTGGGCAGCAGACCCGTGTCGAAGAATGCCATGACTGCATCCTTGAGCCCCTGGCTGATGGAAGAATTGTGTTCTTCAAATGCCCTGAGAGCAGAAGGAAAAGTGATGAACCATTGTGTGGCGGGCTATGCCCACCGGTGCAAACAGGGACACTCCGCCATCTTCAGTCTGCGCCGTCACGAAACAGATGCCGAAGGACAGCGCGTGGTGAAGTCGTATGTCACCCTGGAAGTGCGTGCCTGCACTCGCGAGATCGTTCAAATTCGAGCCTTTCATAACCGGCCCGTAAACAATACCATGATGAACATGGTTCGGGAGTGGGCGACAGCGAATCAGCTCCTCTAA
- a CDS encoding DNA translocase FtsK yields the protein MAAEIVKNRPARARVQEKESPWNDAVGIAMLVLAAMYLLALVSYDPRDLPAWSHLSPTDQPSVITHNFIGRMGALLAGYSLFLAGMATYLVPFSVTWFGVCKLASNVKVTGRSWLGVALMVITTAAIFEVQDILNQRDDITPLGGGGGLGYLIGGSILANLLGKIGSTVFLAGIYAVGFFLASGIHPLQAIEAIRQEITNAWETYQIRREIAAREAAGETAPVPVRRRKVASNEVKADTAPAGPLVTPELGLTFEPAKPKIIDSSASRGHNDGADKPRLSEVWEKKRAQKLEQAPHGTLGNLAVRFKDYKLPELDLLSWPDESLHKPTDTRELLAVQDTIIKALASFNVKVEAGDITRGPAITRYEVRPVDGLRVARIAALDDDIARATCAERINILAPIPGKDTVGIELANRDKVIVPIRELLEDDVFTNGKSKLPIALGKDVYGKTIIGDLAAMPHLLVAGATGSGKSVCINGIITSLLCRFAPDELRFIMIDPKVVEMQNYAELPHLAVPVVTDPKKALLALRWVVREMESRYQMFAQEACRNFEAFNNRNRKRAAANEAKKAAAAAEAAANPQAVVEEEPAAPPPPKPVKAAQKTSAGTDDVRVSSAFARAAAAADHLVDGTTAPWDDPDVAKELETDTEPDELPVDHNGDWIGDSQPPPPKARNQDFIIPDTLPYIVVIIDELADLMQTAPADIEVAIARITQMARAAGIHLIVATQTPRADVITGVIKANIPTRIAFQVSSALDSRVILDRKGAENLVGKGDMLYVPPGGAQPIRSQGALVTDDEIHAVVERCVAQGKPIFDVKVDDETGEMGDDDDGEEGGVSSEEEDTLEKCLEVIRQEKKASTSLFQRRLKLGYGRAARMMDILEDRGIIGPGEGAKPREILVDMDMI from the coding sequence ATGGCTGCTGAAATCGTCAAAAACCGTCCTGCTCGTGCCCGTGTGCAGGAGAAAGAAAGCCCTTGGAACGATGCAGTGGGCATCGCCATGCTGGTGCTTGCGGCCATGTATCTGCTGGCGCTGGTGTCATATGATCCGCGGGATCTGCCCGCCTGGAGCCATTTGAGCCCTACAGACCAGCCCAGCGTGATCACTCATAATTTCATCGGGCGCATGGGAGCGCTGCTGGCGGGTTATTCGCTGTTTCTCGCAGGCATGGCCACCTATTTGGTGCCTTTTAGCGTGACCTGGTTTGGTGTTTGCAAGCTGGCCTCCAACGTCAAAGTCACGGGTCGCTCCTGGCTCGGCGTCGCCCTCATGGTCATCACCACGGCCGCGATCTTTGAGGTGCAGGACATCCTGAACCAGCGCGATGACATCACGCCTCTCGGCGGTGGTGGCGGGCTGGGTTATCTGATCGGCGGCAGCATCCTGGCCAATCTTTTGGGCAAGATTGGCTCCACGGTTTTTCTAGCCGGCATTTACGCGGTGGGTTTTTTCCTGGCCAGCGGCATCCATCCGCTGCAGGCCATTGAGGCCATCCGCCAGGAGATCACCAATGCCTGGGAGACGTATCAGATTCGTCGTGAAATCGCCGCCCGTGAGGCGGCTGGAGAGACCGCGCCCGTACCTGTCCGCCGGCGCAAGGTTGCCAGCAATGAGGTCAAAGCAGATACCGCACCCGCAGGTCCGCTAGTTACGCCGGAGCTAGGCCTGACCTTTGAACCGGCCAAACCGAAGATCATTGATTCCTCCGCCTCCCGCGGTCACAACGATGGCGCTGACAAGCCCCGCCTTTCTGAAGTGTGGGAGAAAAAACGCGCGCAAAAGCTGGAGCAGGCCCCGCATGGTACGTTGGGAAATCTGGCGGTGCGGTTTAAGGACTACAAGCTGCCGGAGCTGGATCTCCTCTCCTGGCCGGATGAGTCGCTGCACAAGCCTACGGACACGCGTGAACTACTGGCAGTGCAGGACACCATCATCAAGGCCCTGGCCAGCTTCAATGTAAAGGTGGAGGCCGGTGACATCACCCGCGGTCCGGCGATCACGCGATATGAAGTGCGTCCTGTGGACGGACTGCGTGTGGCCCGCATCGCCGCATTGGATGACGACATCGCCCGTGCCACCTGTGCGGAGCGCATCAACATCCTGGCCCCCATCCCTGGCAAGGACACCGTGGGCATCGAGCTGGCCAACCGCGACAAGGTGATCGTGCCCATTCGCGAGCTGCTGGAGGATGATGTCTTTACCAACGGCAAGTCCAAGCTCCCCATCGCCCTGGGCAAGGATGTCTATGGCAAGACCATCATTGGCGACCTGGCCGCCATGCCGCATCTTCTGGTGGCCGGTGCCACAGGGTCGGGTAAATCCGTTTGTATCAACGGCATCATCACCAGCCTGCTGTGCCGGTTTGCCCCGGATGAGCTGCGGTTCATCATGATTGACCCCAAGGTGGTGGAAATGCAGAACTATGCCGAGTTGCCCCACCTGGCCGTGCCAGTGGTGACAGATCCGAAGAAAGCCCTGCTCGCCCTGCGCTGGGTGGTTCGGGAGATGGAAAGCCGCTACCAGATGTTTGCCCAGGAAGCCTGCCGTAACTTTGAGGCCTTCAACAACCGCAACCGCAAACGCGCGGCGGCCAATGAAGCGAAGAAAGCCGCTGCGGCGGCCGAAGCTGCGGCCAATCCGCAGGCCGTGGTTGAAGAGGAGCCGGCCGCCCCGCCACCACCCAAGCCGGTGAAGGCAGCCCAGAAAACCTCCGCAGGCACAGATGATGTGCGCGTTTCCTCCGCCTTCGCCCGCGCTGCTGCGGCGGCAGACCACCTTGTGGATGGCACCACCGCGCCCTGGGATGATCCGGATGTGGCCAAGGAACTGGAAACGGATACGGAGCCGGATGAGCTGCCTGTGGATCACAATGGGGACTGGATCGGCGATTCCCAGCCGCCGCCGCCCAAAGCCCGCAACCAGGACTTCATCATCCCGGACACCCTGCCTTACATCGTGGTCATTATTGATGAGCTGGCGGACCTGATGCAAACCGCCCCGGCGGATATCGAAGTGGCCATCGCCCGCATCACGCAGATGGCCCGTGCGGCCGGCATTCACCTGATTGTCGCCACGCAGACACCGCGTGCGGACGTCATTACCGGCGTCATCAAGGCGAACATCCCCACCCGCATCGCTTTCCAGGTCTCCAGCGCGCTGGACAGCCGCGTCATTCTGGACCGCAAAGGTGCTGAGAACTTGGTGGGCAAAGGGGACATGCTGTATGTGCCGCCTGGCGGTGCCCAGCCCATCCGCAGCCAGGGCGCGCTTGTCACCGATGATGAAATTCACGCCGTGGTGGAGCGTTGCGTGGCCCAGGGCAAGCCAATCTTTGACGTCAAGGTGGACGATGAAACCGGTGAGATGGGCGATGATGACGACGGCGAAGAAGGCGGCGTGAGCAGCGAGGAAGAGGACACTTTGGAAAAATGCCTGGAGGTGATCCGCCAGGAAAAGAAGGCCTCCACCAGCCTTTTCCAGCGGCGTTTGAAGCTGGGTTATGGCCGTGCAGCCCGCATGATGGACATCCTGGAAGACCGGGGCATCATCGGCCCCGGTGAAGGAGCCAAACCCCGTGAAATCCTCGTGGATATGGACATGATCTGA
- a CDS encoding gamma carbonic anhydrase family protein, which yields MSLHPLKNFLMPDAKPAVDATAFIAPGAVVVGAVELGAESSVWYTSVLRGDINRIVVGAQSNVQDGCVLHVSDDHPCVLGERVTVGHRAVVHACTVGDEVLVGMGAIILDGAVIGARSTIAAGALVTKGKVIPEGSLVVGSPARVVRSLTTEEQAANAKLALKYVEVSRRFREMAAEGEAI from the coding sequence ATGAGCCTACACCCCTTGAAAAATTTCTTGATGCCCGATGCAAAACCGGCTGTGGATGCGACTGCTTTTATCGCTCCTGGGGCGGTTGTGGTGGGGGCTGTGGAACTGGGGGCGGAATCCAGCGTCTGGTACACCAGCGTGCTGCGCGGGGACATCAACCGCATCGTGGTAGGGGCGCAGAGCAATGTGCAGGATGGCTGTGTGCTGCACGTCAGTGATGACCATCCGTGTGTTCTGGGTGAACGGGTTACGGTTGGCCATCGGGCGGTGGTGCATGCCTGTACGGTGGGTGATGAAGTGCTGGTCGGCATGGGGGCAATCATCCTGGACGGAGCCGTCATCGGAGCGCGCAGCACTATCGCGGCAGGGGCGTTGGTGACAAAAGGCAAGGTCATTCCCGAGGGCTCTCTGGTCGTGGGATCCCCGGCAAGGGTAGTACGCAGCCTGACGACCGAAGAACAGGCGGCGAACGCCAAACTGGCCCTCAAATATGTGGAAGTTTCACGCAGGTTCCGGGAGATGGCCGCAGAAGGTGAAGCCATCTAA
- a CDS encoding HU family DNA-binding protein produces the protein MNKAELLELVQKNLGAETSKRAAADALDAVLTALAKGIKKEGNVQLIGFGTFKVAKRAARTGRNPKTGESMKIKASKNVRFVASSALKGSL, from the coding sequence ATGAACAAAGCTGAACTCCTTGAACTCGTACAGAAAAACCTCGGCGCTGAAACGTCCAAGCGCGCAGCCGCTGACGCTCTGGACGCCGTCCTGACCGCCCTGGCCAAAGGCATCAAAAAAGAAGGCAATGTCCAGCTCATCGGCTTTGGCACCTTCAAGGTTGCCAAGCGCGCAGCCCGCACCGGTCGTAACCCGAAGACCGGCGAATCCATGAAAATCAAGGCTTCCAAGAACGTCCGCTTCGTCGCTTCCAGCGCACTGAAGGGCTCCCTGTAA
- a CDS encoding AraC family transcriptional regulator, with the protein MQTQTSQANGRQRFIETLSESDLFQQYQRAFHTLTDLPLTLRAQGDMEHIETLVTKKSVSGVVETLVPVRVGKNPVALLQTGGVRLEPANAQTFAPLASSLLDDDRSAHEVRTAQVHFQHVPVMVPERYEAALALLRSFALQLGESAHRLLFAHATHEPEAVRNAKIFIHAHLAEPMTLEAVAKAVNVSPFHFCKIFKRATGLTFTDFVNRARVEKAKRMLMKPAARITEVAYDVGFQSLSHFNRSFRRIASESPTEYRGRMKDGHAPSMAGV; encoded by the coding sequence ATGCAAACCCAGACTTCCCAAGCCAACGGCCGCCAGCGTTTCATCGAAACTCTTTCTGAGAGTGATCTTTTCCAGCAATATCAGCGTGCTTTTCATACACTGACGGACCTGCCGCTGACGTTGCGTGCGCAGGGGGACATGGAGCACATCGAAACTCTGGTGACGAAGAAATCGGTCTCTGGCGTGGTGGAGACTCTGGTGCCGGTGCGGGTAGGGAAAAACCCGGTGGCGCTTTTGCAGACGGGCGGTGTGCGTCTGGAGCCTGCCAATGCACAGACGTTTGCTCCGCTGGCCAGTTCCCTGCTGGATGATGACCGCAGCGCCCATGAGGTGCGCACGGCGCAGGTCCATTTTCAGCATGTGCCGGTGATGGTGCCGGAGCGCTATGAAGCCGCCCTGGCGCTGCTGCGCTCCTTCGCCCTGCAGCTCGGTGAAAGCGCCCATCGTCTGCTTTTTGCCCATGCCACGCACGAGCCGGAGGCGGTGCGCAATGCCAAGATCTTCATCCATGCGCATCTGGCAGAACCGATGACGCTGGAAGCGGTGGCCAAGGCGGTGAATGTGAGCCCCTTCCACTTCTGCAAGATCTTCAAGCGGGCTACTGGGCTGACGTTCACGGACTTTGTGAACCGTGCGCGGGTGGAGAAGGCCAAGCGGATGCTCATGAAGCCTGCGGCCAGGATCACCGAGGTGGCCTATGATGTCGGCTTCCAGAGCCTGTCCCATTTTAACCGCAGCTTCCGCCGCATCGCCAGCGAATCCCCCACGGAGTATCGTGGCCGGATGAAGGACGGACATGCGCCTTCCATGGCGGGTGTCTGA
- a CDS encoding response regulator transcription factor translates to MKRLLLIDDHPIMRHGLAQLIRAEEGLDVCGESGNARDGLVAVGELKPDLVVIDLTLPDKNGLELLKDIQAMHPGTLCLVLSMHDEAMYGERALRAGARGYIMKEAAADHLITAARKVLSGGIYVSESMASRMMEQVIGNRAKTASLEALTDRELEVLEMIGRGLATKIIAERLCISARTVEAHRAHIKDKLAITDGAALVRYAVQWVESRAKV, encoded by the coding sequence GTGAAACGTCTGCTCCTCATTGATGACCATCCCATCATGCGCCACGGCCTGGCGCAGCTCATCCGTGCTGAGGAAGGGCTGGATGTGTGCGGAGAGTCCGGCAATGCCCGCGACGGGCTGGTAGCCGTGGGGGAGCTGAAGCCGGATCTGGTGGTCATTGACCTGACGCTGCCGGACAAGAACGGACTGGAACTGCTGAAGGACATCCAGGCCATGCATCCGGGCACTCTTTGCCTGGTGCTGTCCATGCACGATGAAGCCATGTATGGAGAGCGCGCCCTCCGTGCCGGAGCGCGCGGATACATCATGAAGGAGGCCGCCGCAGACCACCTCATCACCGCTGCCCGCAAGGTATTGTCGGGCGGCATTTATGTGAGCGAAAGCATGGCCAGCCGGATGATGGAGCAGGTCATCGGCAACCGGGCCAAGACAGCCAGTCTGGAGGCGCTGACCGACCGCGAACTGGAGGTGCTGGAAATGATCGGCCGCGGCCTGGCAACGAAGATCATTGCCGAACGCCTGTGCATCAGTGCGCGGACGGTGGAAGCGCACCGGGCACACATCAAGGACAAGCTGGCAATCACCGATGGAGCCGCTCTGGTGCGGTACGCCGTGCAGTGGGTGGAGAGCCGGGCGAAGGTGTAA
- a CDS encoding PAS domain S-box protein, translating into MIPITDPALLQSLMDHAGMLVMGLDTRGRIQWMSRGLELLTGWNSEEMMGREWVESLIPPEHRAAAALLCRGSIGTDRSRSHVKPLLQKNGGLRHVEWFHSDIKNDEGKVTGILCMGRDVSELQLTREALVSSEKRSSAVLETAVNAIITINEDKVIETVNSATERIFGYTRGEMIGQNIRMLMPQPYRDKHDGYVQNYLDSGVKKIIGIGREVVGQRKDGTVFPMDLSVGEALLSEGRRVFTGIIRDLSDRKMLEEKILQISEEEQHRIGQDIHDDLCQQLAAIGCLAKVAHQQLQKGSHAQAASLNEIVQLVTQANVRAREMSRGLMPVVLDSAGLMAALAELTKGTERIFRVSCPFRCDRPVEVPDNKMATQLFRIAQEAVANAIKHSHAERIEVTLAEEDGHLLLCIRDNGVGIPDNVTGKSTGMGLLTMTHRARMMGGMLTVAHDDFGGTVVNCRVPVSVKPKPAARHIQKP; encoded by the coding sequence ATGATACCCATTACCGATCCTGCCCTGCTCCAAAGTCTGATGGACCATGCCGGCATGCTGGTGATGGGACTGGACACACGTGGCCGCATCCAGTGGATGAGTCGTGGGCTGGAGCTGCTGACAGGCTGGAACAGTGAGGAGATGATGGGCAGGGAATGGGTGGAAAGCCTGATCCCGCCAGAACATCGGGCCGCGGCGGCGCTGCTGTGCCGGGGCAGCATTGGCACGGACCGCAGCCGCAGCCATGTAAAGCCGCTGCTGCAAAAGAACGGCGGCCTGCGGCATGTGGAGTGGTTTCACTCTGACATCAAGAATGACGAAGGCAAAGTGACTGGCATCCTGTGCATGGGCCGGGATGTGAGCGAGCTGCAGCTGACCCGTGAGGCCCTGGTCTCCTCAGAAAAGCGCAGTAGCGCGGTGCTGGAGACGGCGGTGAATGCGATCATCACGATCAATGAGGACAAAGTGATCGAAACCGTTAACAGCGCGACTGAACGCATCTTTGGTTATACCAGGGGTGAGATGATCGGGCAGAACATCCGCATGCTGATGCCGCAGCCCTACCGGGACAAGCATGACGGGTATGTGCAGAACTACCTGGATTCCGGTGTGAAGAAGATCATCGGCATCGGGCGTGAGGTGGTGGGGCAGCGCAAGGACGGCACCGTTTTCCCCATGGACCTGTCGGTGGGAGAGGCGCTGTTGTCAGAGGGGCGGCGGGTCTTCACGGGCATCATCCGTGACCTGAGCGACCGAAAGATGCTGGAGGAGAAAATTTTGCAGATCAGCGAGGAGGAGCAGCACCGCATCGGCCAGGACATCCATGATGACCTGTGCCAGCAGCTGGCGGCCATCGGCTGCCTGGCGAAGGTGGCGCACCAGCAGTTGCAAAAAGGCAGCCATGCCCAGGCGGCGAGCCTGAATGAGATCGTGCAACTGGTGACGCAGGCCAATGTGCGGGCGCGGGAAATGTCACGCGGGCTGATGCCTGTGGTTCTGGATTCCGCCGGCCTGATGGCGGCGCTGGCAGAGCTGACCAAGGGCACGGAGCGCATTTTCCGGGTGAGCTGCCCCTTCCGTTGTGACCGCCCGGTGGAGGTGCCGGACAACAAGATGGCTACGCAGCTATTCCGCATCGCGCAGGAGGCGGTGGCCAATGCCATCAAACACAGCCACGCGGAGCGCATCGAGGTGACACTGGCGGAAGAGGACGGCCATTTGCTGCTCTGCATCCGCGACAATGGCGTCGGCATTCCGGACAATGTCACCGGTAAAAGCACGGGCATGGGCCTGCTGACGATGACCCACCGCGCGCGCATGATGGGCGGCATGCTGACGGTGGCTCATGATGACTTTGGCGGCACCGTCGTGAACTGCCGCGTGCCGGTGTCTGTGAAACCGAAACCCGCCGCCCGTCACATACAGAAACCGTGA